From a region of the Candidatus Methanoplasma cognatum genome:
- the ribB gene encoding 3,4-dihydroxy-2-butanone-4-phosphate synthase, whose translation MDNFVPDNGLSGVLGDIRKGKMVLVYDFDDRERETDMTIASEFVTADALKMMRNDAGGLICTTTPNRTAKELGLPFLSDVFWNNREAYPLLGRMAPNDIPYDNTKSSFGITINHRKTYTGITDGDRAFTIKEYADTIFRDAPAEERIKDLGEHFRAPGHVHLLNTSSKLLRTRHGHTELCTALMYMAGVRPSATICEMLGDDGRSKSKEKVMEYSKKNNMQFVAGGQIMEAWEKFLEKTGTDV comes from the coding sequence ATGGATAACTTTGTTCCGGACAACGGCCTAAGCGGCGTGCTTGGAGACATCAGAAAAGGAAAGATGGTTCTAGTCTACGACTTCGATGACCGCGAGAGGGAAACGGATATGACGATCGCATCGGAATTCGTTACTGCGGATGCGTTGAAGATGATGAGGAACGACGCCGGCGGCCTGATATGCACCACGACGCCTAACAGAACGGCAAAAGAGCTGGGGCTTCCATTTCTTTCGGACGTCTTTTGGAACAACAGAGAAGCTTACCCCCTGTTAGGCAGGATGGCGCCGAACGACATACCCTATGACAATACGAAATCATCATTCGGCATCACGATAAACCACAGGAAGACATACACGGGCATAACCGACGGCGACCGTGCGTTCACAATAAAAGAGTATGCGGACACGATCTTCAGGGACGCGCCGGCAGAGGAGAGGATAAAGGACCTCGGAGAACATTTTAGGGCTCCAGGCCATGTGCACCTTCTGAACACTTCCTCGAAATTACTAAGAACAAGACACGGGCATACGGAACTATGCACAGCGCTGATGTATATGGCGGGAGTAAGGCCATCGGCGACCATCTGCGAGATGCTCGGTGACGACGGAAGATCGAAATCCAAAGAAAAAGTGATGGAGTATTCCAAGAAGAACAATATGCAGTTCGTCGCAGGGGGGCAGATAATGGAGGCATGGGAAAAGTTCTTGGAAAAGACAGGAACGGACGTGTAA
- a CDS encoding adenylyltransferase/cytidyltransferase family protein, giving the protein MVRVMASGVFDIIHTGHISYLQQAKALGDELIVVVACDETVRKNKHEPITPEGMRAKIVENLKPVDEAIIGKGGDIFDTVRKISPDIIVLGFDQTFDENGLRKGLEEHGLGHIIVTRAAEYAEDLTATRRIIQKIRKLEDGT; this is encoded by the coding sequence ATGGTAAGAGTGATGGCATCCGGAGTGTTCGATATTATCCATACCGGGCATATATCCTATCTGCAGCAGGCCAAAGCCCTCGGCGACGAGCTGATCGTTGTGGTCGCATGCGACGAGACCGTGAGGAAGAATAAACACGAGCCGATCACCCCTGAGGGTATGAGGGCGAAGATAGTCGAAAATCTCAAACCCGTGGACGAAGCCATAATCGGAAAAGGAGGGGATATCTTCGACACGGTAAGGAAAATATCTCCCGATATCATAGTTCTGGGATTCGACCAGACGTTCGACGAGAATGGCCTGAGGAAGGGGCTTGAGGAGCACGGTCTGGGACACATCATAGTGACCAGGGCCGCCGAGTACGCGGAAGACCTTACAGCCACCCGAAGGATAATCCAAAAGATAAGGAAACTGGAGGACGGAACATGA
- a CDS encoding InlB B-repeat-containing protein codes for MATATLTVFVSDESVGDPELEWDTSLQAGDLAALKAAVSAAADGDPVSIELTADIAFAAAADMITVPANKIIRFTSADVPGAPFTIDATGLNRAISVAAGGTLYLSDITITGGNVTGTNQGGGVYNEGTLILNSGATVSGNKAAQYGGGIYNSNILTVDTGAVIFGNTANYGGGVANRTAAAVFTMNGGEIYRNTASYGGGVYNYGGTFTMKSGDIFGHTTAIYGGGVYNTGTFNMSQGDVPSTIYGNMASEGGGVHNCEASAEFNLSGGAILGNAASYTGGGVNNEDRAKINMSGGTISGNTAILGGTSSGFGGGICNWRGAVAMSGGEISWNEARFGGGVFNYLTNVFDMSGNALISNNKGLLYQYSSGGGVYNYGLFTMYDNAAIIDNSATWGGGVFNEYNTFTMESGKIAGNSGVSGNGGGIYVNNSVDPYSNVRINGGTISGNTTSANGGGIWISHADLNKVSVAPGVIFSDNSAATAYSRSPADDGLYSFQIGTDGEGVTWTDPFTQGYNNFDIGYIGVNRLVIVTFMQNHSDTDDTVFKKATVGINTAIGAQMPNDPVMAGYEFTEWNALRDGSGIIYTDLNPVITADTVVFAQWAQLPPPPTPPTPPTTVRYTVTYDGNGNTSGTAPVDNNTYSSAEFVAVLGQGDLVKADHAFLGWAANKNSAVATHSPGSSFRIYYNITLYTVWERDDMHTVTFIDWDDTVLKAEKVPHGGSATAPGEPSREGYIFAGWDKPFDHITSDLVVKALYEGHIGSPQEQGKGEWALLNLILALIGIFVAVVAAVYKIKRKGERKGIHNEAALFTERSFAWIFVAVIAAIAGIVFFFVTEDMRLPMTFVDKWTVISILIFIAVITAAAAALWSGGHRVFRQNSSIEGKGRAKSGSPYSFTVKGGYAGAVSYRIGEEGQWKLAFPDGNGTYTLPGEEVSDAVYLENHP; via the coding sequence ATGGCAACTGCCACACTGACTGTTTTTGTTTCGGATGAAAGCGTCGGCGACCCGGAATTGGAATGGGACACTTCACTTCAGGCTGGCGATCTCGCCGCACTCAAAGCGGCCGTATCAGCCGCCGCTGACGGCGACCCCGTATCCATAGAACTGACTGCGGACATCGCCTTTGCCGCGGCGGCGGACATGATCACCGTGCCGGCAAATAAGATCATCAGGTTCACAAGCGCGGACGTTCCGGGTGCGCCCTTCACCATCGACGCGACCGGGCTAAACCGCGCGATCAGTGTAGCTGCGGGCGGTACGCTTTACCTCAGCGATATAACGATCACCGGCGGGAATGTTACAGGTACGAATCAGGGCGGCGGCGTTTACAATGAAGGTACGCTTATACTGAATTCGGGCGCAACGGTCTCTGGGAACAAAGCGGCTCAATACGGCGGCGGCATATATAATTCAAACATACTCACAGTTGACACAGGAGCGGTGATCTTTGGTAACACGGCCAATTATGGCGGCGGTGTTGCCAACCGCACCGCCGCCGCTGTGTTCACAATGAACGGCGGGGAGATCTACAGGAACACAGCTTCTTACGGCGGCGGAGTGTATAACTACGGCGGAACGTTCACAATGAAAAGTGGGGATATTTTCGGGCACACGACCGCCATTTACGGCGGCGGCGTGTACAACACGGGCACTTTCAATATGTCCCAGGGCGACGTTCCCTCCACGATCTACGGCAACATGGCCAGTGAAGGCGGCGGCGTACACAACTGCGAGGCCAGTGCCGAATTCAATCTCTCAGGAGGAGCGATCTTAGGCAACGCCGCCTCCTATACCGGCGGAGGCGTGAACAACGAAGACCGCGCCAAAATCAACATGTCCGGGGGGACCATCTCCGGCAACACAGCCATATTGGGCGGCACATCGTCAGGCTTCGGCGGCGGCATATGCAACTGGAGGGGCGCCGTCGCGATGAGCGGGGGTGAGATCTCCTGGAACGAAGCCCGTTTCGGCGGAGGCGTGTTCAACTACCTCACCAACGTCTTCGACATGTCCGGCAACGCCCTCATATCCAATAACAAAGGGCTGCTGTACCAGTACAGCAGCGGCGGAGGCGTGTATAACTATGGCCTGTTCACCATGTACGACAATGCGGCCATCATAGACAATTCCGCGACGTGGGGAGGAGGTGTCTTCAACGAGTATAACACATTCACCATGGAAAGCGGCAAGATCGCGGGCAATTCCGGTGTCAGCGGCAACGGGGGAGGTATTTATGTCAACAACAGCGTCGATCCCTATTCCAATGTCAGGATCAATGGCGGCACCATATCGGGCAACACCACCTCGGCAAACGGAGGCGGCATCTGGATATCTCACGCCGACCTCAACAAGGTCAGCGTAGCGCCTGGAGTCATATTCTCGGATAACAGCGCGGCCACAGCATATTCCAGAAGTCCTGCGGATGATGGCCTCTATAGCTTTCAAATAGGCACTGACGGCGAAGGGGTCACTTGGACGGACCCGTTCACTCAAGGCTATAACAACTTCGACATCGGCTATATCGGCGTCAACAGGCTTGTGATCGTCACCTTTATGCAGAACCATTCTGACACGGATGATACCGTTTTCAAAAAGGCAACGGTCGGAATAAACACTGCCATCGGCGCGCAGATGCCTAATGACCCGGTCATGGCCGGTTATGAGTTCACAGAGTGGAATGCATTAAGGGACGGCAGCGGGATCATTTACACCGATCTGAACCCTGTGATCACCGCAGACACAGTTGTTTTTGCCCAGTGGGCACAATTGCCGCCTCCGCCTACACCGCCTACTCCGCCGACCACAGTGAGATACACCGTCACCTATGACGGTAACGGCAACACTTCCGGTACGGCTCCTGTAGATAATAACACATACTCAAGCGCCGAGTTCGTCGCCGTCCTCGGACAGGGCGATCTGGTAAAAGCAGATCATGCCTTCTTGGGCTGGGCGGCCAACAAGAACTCTGCCGTAGCCACACATTCTCCCGGCAGCAGTTTCCGCATCTATTACAACATTACTCTCTACACCGTATGGGAAAGGGACGATATGCACACGGTCACCTTCATTGACTGGGACGACACCGTGCTCAAAGCGGAGAAGGTACCCCACGGCGGTAGCGCCACCGCACCCGGCGAACCCTCACGCGAAGGCTATATCTTTGCCGGCTGGGACAAGCCGTTCGATCATATCACGTCAGATCTGGTCGTCAAGGCCCTGTATGAAGGGCATATAGGTTCGCCCCAAGAACAGGGAAAGGGAGAATGGGCCTTACTGAACCTGATACTGGCTTTGATCGGTATTTTCGTTGCCGTCGTTGCCGCTGTTTATAAAATAAAGAGAAAAGGGGAAAGAAAAGGCATACACAACGAGGCCGCACTGTTCACGGAGCGCAGTTTCGCTTGGATCTTCGTTGCGGTGATAGCCGCTATCGCAGGCATAGTGTTCTTCTTCGTCACGGAGGACATGAGGCTTCCCATGACCTTTGTTGACAAGTGGACCGTCATCAGCATCCTGATCTTCATCGCTGTGATCACCGCCGCGGCGGCGGCCCTCTGGAGCGGAGGCCACAG